The genomic interval GCACTGCTCGACGCAGGCGCCGCAGGTGGTGCAGGACCAGAGGACGTCAGGGTCGACCACCCCGAGCTCCTCGGCGCCGCCGATCAGCGGCCGGTTCGCCTCGGCCAGCGCCAGCACGTCCAGGTGCGCCAACTGGGCCTCGGTCGCCTTCTCTTCACCGGTCAGGTCCTTGCCGCCACCGGCGAGCAGGTACGGCGCCTTGGCGTACGCGTGGTCGCGCAGCGACAGCACCAGCAGCTTCGGCGAGAGCGGCTTGCCGGTGTTCCAGGCCGGACACTGCGACTGGCACCGCCCGCACTCGGTACAGGTGGTGAAGTCCAGCAGCCCCTTCCAGCTGAACTGCTCGACCTGGGCCACCCCGAACTGGTCGGACTCCGGGTCGGCCTCCTCGAAGTCGAGCGGCTTGCCGTTGCTGGTCATCGGGCGCAGCGCGCCGAGCCCGGAGCCGGTCCGGCCGGGGTCGCGCTTGAAGAAGATGTTGGGGAAGGCGGCGAACCGGTGCCAGGCGACGCCCATGGTGACGTTCAGCGAGATCACGATGACCCAGGTCATCGAGATCGCGATCTTCACCAGGGCGGTGACGCTGGTGCCCGCGTCCCAGGCCGGCAGCAGCGCGCCGACGGCGTGGCTGACCGGGGTGGCCCAGGCCGGGAACTCGAAATGGTCGGTGGCGACCTTGAAGCCGCGGATCAGGAACCCGCAGACCAGTACGGCCAGCACCACGGCCTCGACGAAGTAGCCCTGCCACATGGTCGAGCCGGTGAACCGGGAGCGCCGGGCGGGGTTGCTCGGCCGGTTGCGCAGCCGGATGCCGATCAGCACCAGGATCCCGACCACCCCGAGGATCCCGATCAGCTCGGTGACCAGTCCGTAGCCGACCCAGTGCCCGATCAGCGGCAGTCCCCCGGTCGGGGTGACCACCTCGAAGTACGCCTCCAGCACCAGCAGGGAGAGGACGAGGAAGGCGACCATCACGAACCAGTGCGCGGCGCCCACCACGCTCCAGCGCAGCATCCGGGTGTGGCCGAGCGTCTCGACCAGCATGTTCCTGGCCCGCAGACCCCGGTCGGTGAACCGCGTCGGGTCGGGCTGGCCGAGCCGGATCACCGCGGTCATCCGCAGCACCGCGCGCGTCGCCAGCCACACCGCGACCGCGGTGATGCCGGCGGCGAGGATCGTGGTGACGATCTGGACGCTGCCCATGCCTGTTGGCCCTCCCCGTCCTGCTGTCTGACCTCGTCCGCCGCCGGCCGGCCGTCGACCGGCGGCGCCGATGCACGAAGCCTACGCGGCGAGGTTACTCGTTGGTAACGTGACTATCCTCGCATCGACAGTCAGCAGGGCCGAAATGGGCGGCGAGGCGTTCGCCACCGGCAGCCGCCCCGGGGTGCGGGACCGCCGGGGTGGGATGTCGGACCGGAGTCAGCGCCAGCGGGAGAGCAGGCCCAGCGAACCGACCATCGCGCCGAAGCCGATGGCGAGGTTCCAGTACCGCCAGGTGGCGACGGGGTATTCCATGTCGGACAGGTAGAAGACCACCAGCCAGCCGATGCCGAAGACGATCAACCCGACCGCCGTGGCCGGCAGCCACAC from Plantactinospora sp. BC1 carries:
- a CDS encoding (Fe-S)-binding protein — translated: MGSVQIVTTILAAGITAVAVWLATRAVLRMTAVIRLGQPDPTRFTDRGLRARNMLVETLGHTRMLRWSVVGAAHWFVMVAFLVLSLLVLEAYFEVVTPTGGLPLIGHWVGYGLVTELIGILGVVGILVLIGIRLRNRPSNPARRSRFTGSTMWQGYFVEAVVLAVLVCGFLIRGFKVATDHFEFPAWATPVSHAVGALLPAWDAGTSVTALVKIAISMTWVIVISLNVTMGVAWHRFAAFPNIFFKRDPGRTGSGLGALRPMTSNGKPLDFEEADPESDQFGVAQVEQFSWKGLLDFTTCTECGRCQSQCPAWNTGKPLSPKLLVLSLRDHAYAKAPYLLAGGGKDLTGEEKATEAQLAHLDVLALAEANRPLIGGAEELGVVDPDVLWSCTTCGACVEQCPVDIEHVDHIVDMRRYQVLIESSFPSEAGVMLRNLENKGNPWGAPPNTREDWTKGLDFEVPRVGEVEDFEYLFWVGCAGAFEDRAKKTTRAVATLLHEAGVNFAILGEGETCSGDPARRIGNEFVFQMLAQQNVETLNEAFGDREPAKRKIVATCPHCFNTLGNEYGELGGQFEVVHHTQLLAHLVAEGRLTPVQPVDGGLTYHDPCYLGRHNRVFTPPREVLGAAAADGITEMPRNQERSFCCGAGGARMWMEERIGKRINVDRVEEAMSTGAKTVAVGCPFCSTMLNDGVNGKEAGDQVEVVDVATVLLRSVKPGA
- a CDS encoding cell division protein CrgA gives rise to the protein MPKSQVRKKKVYTPPTDVRPTSTAATRKPSPVWLPATAVGLIVFGIGWLVVFYLSDMEYPVATWRYWNLAIGFGAMVGSLGLLSRWR